Proteins from a genomic interval of Amycolatopsis sp. cg13:
- the prfA gene encoding peptide chain release factor 1 has product MDSSSLKGLLDEHAQLEQQLADPAVHADQARARKLGRRYAELSPVVRAVRELDQTRDDLSAAKELAAEDAAFAAEADELAAKIPQLEAKLTELLLPRDPYDGSDVVMEIKSGEGGEESALFAGDLLRMYLRYAERHNWKAEVLDSTESDLGGYKDVTLSLKSKTADVEGVWARLKFEGGVHRVQRVPATESQGRIHTSASGVLIYPEPEEVEVEIDPNDLRIDVFRSSGPGGQSVNTTDSAVRITHLPTGIVVSCQNEKSQIQNRARALQVLQARLQQVAEEEAAAKASDARRSQVRTVDRSERVRTYNFPENRISDHRVNYKAYNLDQVLDGELDGVLDALATADREERLASQAG; this is encoded by the coding sequence GTGGATTCGAGTTCGCTCAAGGGGCTGCTCGACGAGCACGCGCAGCTGGAACAGCAGCTCGCCGACCCCGCGGTGCACGCGGACCAGGCCCGGGCCCGCAAACTGGGCCGCCGCTACGCCGAGCTGAGCCCGGTCGTGCGCGCGGTGCGCGAGCTGGACCAGACCCGCGACGATCTTTCCGCGGCCAAGGAACTCGCGGCCGAGGACGCGGCGTTCGCCGCCGAGGCCGACGAGCTGGCGGCGAAAATCCCGCAGCTCGAAGCGAAACTCACCGAACTTCTCCTGCCGCGCGACCCGTACGACGGCTCCGACGTCGTCATGGAAATCAAGTCCGGCGAAGGCGGCGAGGAATCCGCGCTGTTCGCCGGCGACCTGCTGCGGATGTACCTGCGCTACGCCGAACGGCACAACTGGAAGGCCGAGGTGCTCGACTCGACGGAGTCGGACCTGGGCGGCTACAAGGACGTCACGCTGTCGCTCAAGAGCAAGACCGCGGACGTCGAAGGCGTGTGGGCGAGGCTGAAATTCGAGGGCGGCGTGCACCGCGTGCAGCGCGTGCCGGCCACCGAATCGCAGGGCCGCATCCACACGTCCGCGTCCGGCGTGCTGATTTATCCGGAACCGGAAGAGGTCGAGGTCGAAATCGACCCGAACGACCTCCGCATCGACGTATTCCGCTCCTCGGGCCCCGGCGGGCAGAGCGTGAACACCACCGACTCGGCCGTGCGGATCACGCACCTGCCGACCGGGATCGTCGTGTCGTGCCAGAACGAGAAGTCGCAAATCCAGAACCGCGCGCGTGCGCTGCAGGTACTGCAGGCGCGTCTTCAGCAGGTCGCCGAAGAAGAGGCGGCGGCGAAGGCGTCGGACGCGCGTCGTTCGCAGGTGCGGACGGTGGACCGCTCGGAGCGGGTGCGGACGTACAACTTCCCGGAGAACCGGATTTCGGACCACCGGGTGAATTACAAGGCGTACAACCTGGATCAGGTTCTGGACGGCGAGCTGGACGGTGTGCTGGACGCGCTGGCCACCGCCGATCGGGAGGAGCGGCTCGCCTCGCAGGCGGGCTGA